Proteins co-encoded in one Bombus pyrosoma isolate SC7728 linkage group LG4, ASM1482585v1, whole genome shotgun sequence genomic window:
- the LOC122567011 gene encoding NAD(P)H-hydrate epimerase, with amino-acid sequence MISYIKGYIKPSLSNNKFIFGRASYTSMLKYLNQTESINVDKDLFEKYKFSVDQLMELAGQSCAIAIARTYPSLKNSKQKILICCGPGNNGGDGLVCARHLKQFGYLPEIYYPKRTNNTLYENLLHQCIENDIPLLKDDVEYIASKQLHQFGLIVDAIFGFSFKPPIRDTFIPIIHLLENTTVPICSIDIPSGWNVEDGPPTEGGIKPEMLVSLTAPKLCAKKFEGKYHYLGGRFVPKKLDKAYSLNLPEYPGTDLILLLN; translated from the coding sequence atgatatcgTATATTAAGGGTTATATAAAACCTTCCTTgtctaacaataaatttatttttggaaGAGCATCATATACCAGTAtgctgaaatatttgaatcaaACGGAAAGCATCAATGTAgataaagatttatttgagaaatataaGTTTAGCGTCGATCAATTAATGGAACTTGCTGGCCAAAGTTGTGCTATTGCCATTGCTCGTACTTATCCATCGcttaaaaattctaaacaaaaaattttgatttgttGTGGCCCAGGAAACAATGGTGGTGATGGACTTGTTTGCGCTAGACACTTGAAACAATTTGGATATTTGCCTGAAATTTATTATCCTAAAAGGACAAACAATACACTGTATGAAAATTTACTGCACCAGTGCATTGAAAATGACATTCCCTTATTAAAGGATGATGTAGAATACATTGCTTCAAAGCAACTGCATCAATTTGGTCTTATAGTGGATGCAATATTTGGATTTAGTTTTAAGCCACCTATAAGAGATACATTTATTCCTATTATTCACCTGTTAGAAAATACGACTGTTCCAATTTGTAGTATTGATATACCATCAGGTTGGAATGTTGAAGATGGACCACCTACAGAAGGCGGAATAAAACCAGAAATGCTTGTATCATTAACAGCGCCAAAATTATGTGCTAAAAAATTTGAAGGGAAGTATCATTATTTAGGTGGTCGATTTGTACCTAAAAAATTGGATAAAGCATATAGCCTTAATCTACCTGAATATCCAGGAACTGATTTAAttcttttgttaaattaa